The following nucleotide sequence is from bacterium BMS3Abin11.
CGCCGCCAAGGGCAAGCACAAGTCCCCGATCTCTCACTCTATTCATGGACTCGCCCTGCTCTCGGGCAGGGAATGAATGTCGGCACCCGCTGCTGGTAGCCGACGTATTCAGGATGAATGGTTCGCATGCGTTGATCCTCGAATCGGAGCCAATGATAAAATACAAAATGGGGTGTAGGAAGAATAAACGCCCTTTTTCCCTAAGTCCACGGATAGCTCAATAAAACCCGTCATTACACCTTTCGGGTATTTCCTGTGGTCACGAGCTCCGAAGCGCGGCAACCTCTAGTAAGGAAACATATCACAGCCACACGCCACCCCTGCTTCTTTAGCTGCTCCAGCACACGTTGATCACGCTGCTGATTATCACAGAACTTCTTTTCCCATTTATCTGAGTAGCTACGATCTGAATACGCAAGCCTACAACCTTTATGCTGATGCCAGTAACGGCCATGGGTAAATATCGAATAATCGCGAATAATCGGGGTCAGATACCAGTTCCTTCTAATATAAGCATTAACTGTGATCTGACCCCACATTTCGCACATTTCGTAGTGACTCAACCAGCTTCACAAGCTCGTTAGTAATATCTATTAACTCCTTAAGTAACTGCGCAGATATTTCCATATGCCCTTCATACTCAGCAAGATTACGTGCACTATGGCATTTATCCAGCACGCGCCACTTAACCTTGTCGAGGCCAGCAGTCTGTTCTAAACATTGAAACACTAAATATCGATTCTCAGATCGATAACCATGCCAACGCATTGCTGCAAGCGCAATAGCATGAGCGGCACCGTATGCTAATAAAAACCGACTTTCTTCAGATAAACCTTCTACCTCTGAATCCTGCAGTTGCCGCTTTGCAGAGGCCACCATAACATCAAATTCCTTCTGGTCTGGTGGCTCTAATTTGAGCTTGTTAATCTTTACTAAATTATCCAGTTTCCCCAAAGTCATTTTCATCTCCCTTGATTAGTATTTTTGGTTGCTCCATTACCCGTTTGACAAAACTGTTACCTGCTTTTAGTTTGGCTACAAAATCACTCTTCTCATATAAGGTCGGGTTGATTGAACGTTGCAGTGATTCCTCTAGCGGCAGAAGTAGCTCCACAACATCGCCATAGCTTAACTCCTTACCAATAATCATCAGGTCAATATCGCTGGATTTTGATTCCGTGCCTTTTGAAATCGAGCCATAGATAAATGCTACATCAATACTATCATCCAGGGGTTTAAGCGCAGCCTTAATTTGATCAGCAATCCCAAAGGTTTTTTTAACGATGCTGACAAATTCTGAATAAACCGGGCTGTTCTTATTGGCCTGATAATGGTTTTGATTGCCTTCCTTTGAAACAACCAGCAAACCGGCGCCGACAAGACGCTCAAGCTCACGACTTACCGTACCCCGCCCCATATCAGCCCAACGCATAATTTCATTCGTGTAAAAGCTCCTGTCCGGCTTACCGAATAGCAGCCCCAGAACCTTTTGCTGAGTTTTGGTGAATAAAGCATCACCTATGGAAGTTGCTTGCATATCACTTTCTTAAAATCCCCAATATGGGGACTATAGTACCCTTTTTGGGGATTATCAAGCAGTAATTCACGGGATATTGCGTGCGACCAGGAAAATCGGGTGGTAATCCCCCCACTAATAATGGAGGCGGATTCGAACGTGCTACGGCCGGCAGATTTACACCGTGTCACCCGCATCTGAGTCTATTCTAATAGCAACTTGAATTCGTTTCAAAAGAGTAAAGGGTCATGTTTTTTTTGACTTAATTACCATGGGGGGAAATCAGCAGCTATCAAAAGACAAGACCCCTTCTTCCACTTAACTTAGTGCATTCGGGTCAGTACCCTTTTAAAGTAAGGATGCTTAGACTTCGAGCAATCCCAGTTCTTCCAGCCGAATGGCCATAGCCTCGACCGAAACATTAAACTGCTCTGCTAGCGAACGAAAATACTGGCCATTATAGCTGTCAGCACTTGCAAGTATGCGTGCCAGCTCGCGTACTGTTTTCTTACATTCATGCAACATCATTGATTCGGCTGGATCGAGGGCAAATATCGTTTGTTCATTGAGCGAGAATTTGTCACACAAGAAATATTGTTGGAACCGTGTTCTTAATAGGTTTTTCGGCATAAGGAAGAGGCTGGCGAATTTGTCAGCCTCTTTTTCGATCTTCTCGCGAGCAACATGCCCTAACCCTGATCCATCAAGGGGTCGATCGCGGTGCATACGAATGTTATCGTGAAGAACAGCGTGCCCCAGCTCATGTGCAGCTGTAAAATGT
It contains:
- the vsr gene encoding very short patch repair protein, with protein sequence MCEMWGQITVNAYIRRNWYLTPIIRDYSIFTHGRYWHQHKGCRLAYSDRSYSDKWEKKFCDNQQRDQRVLEQLKKQGWRVAVICFLTRGCRASELVTTGNTRKV
- a CDS encoding nucleotidyltransferase domain protein, which produces MQATSIGDALFTKTQQKVLGLLFGKPDRSFYTNEIMRWADMGRGTVSRELERLVGAGLLVVSKEGNQNHYQANKNSPVYSEFVSIVKKTFGIADQIKAALKPLDDSIDVAFIYGSISKGTESKSSDIDLMIIGKELSYGDVVELLLPLEESLQRSINPTLYEKSDFVAKLKAGNSFVKRVMEQPKILIKGDENDFGETG